Proteins from a genomic interval of Ndongobacter massiliensis:
- a CDS encoding regulatory protein RecX, with product MRIHCISYDEKKSWFSFQMEEDTVFAVSYPVYLRWNLKVGDIVEGERLKQLCEEDEKNRAHAVALRYATFNRRTEKEIVLRLQREGIQSTIIASVVEKLYELRLLDDARYAVDYVTEKGELNGWSRRKIEASLYKKGISPVHISAALATLSEEKEQANAQQAFCKRYGHLDFTLRKNYEKAYRGLLNQGFSSSLIRPLLDEAKEESENDA from the coding sequence ATGCGCATCCATTGTATTTCGTATGATGAAAAAAAATCGTGGTTTTCTTTTCAGATGGAAGAAGACACCGTTTTTGCCGTTTCCTATCCTGTGTATTTGCGCTGGAATCTCAAGGTCGGCGATATCGTCGAAGGCGAGCGTTTGAAACAATTGTGCGAAGAGGATGAAAAAAATCGTGCCCATGCCGTTGCGCTGCGCTATGCCACCTTCAATCGCCGCACGGAAAAAGAAATTGTCCTGCGGCTGCAGCGAGAAGGCATCCAAAGTACAATCATTGCGTCAGTCGTGGAAAAGCTGTACGAACTGCGCCTTTTAGACGACGCCCGTTATGCGGTGGACTATGTAACCGAAAAAGGTGAATTAAACGGGTGGAGTCGCCGTAAAATCGAAGCCTCGCTCTACAAAAAGGGGATTTCTCCCGTGCACATTTCCGCGGCGCTCGCCACGCTGTCGGAGGAAAAAGAGCAAGCGAACGCACAGCAGGCATTTTGCAAACGCTATGGACATCTCGATTTCACGCTGCGCAAAAATTATGAAAAAGCCTACCGTGGTTTGTTAAATCAGGGTTTCTCCTCCTCGCTGATCCGTCCGCTCTTGGATGAGGCAAAGGAAGAATCGGAGAACGACGCATGA
- the nagB gene encoding glucosamine-6-phosphate deaminase, with protein MEIRILENEQEVSKAAAEIFIDAIRKNPKIVLGLATGSTPLGLYAELAKACDKGLDFSEVTSFNLDEYVGLSKDNPQSYRYFMNENLFSKINIKKEATHFPFADREEDFVPGAYEKEIAKAGGIDLQLLGIGRNGHIAFNEPDETLSVDTSLVKLTESTIEANARFFDDPEEVPKTAVTSGMGTILNAKRVVLMATGKAKQDAVLELVTGKRVRTTFPAGFLRCHPDAILLCDKEAAALLEEC; from the coding sequence ATGGAAATTCGCATTTTGGAAAATGAACAGGAAGTCAGCAAGGCAGCGGCAGAGATTTTTATTGATGCCATTCGCAAGAATCCAAAAATTGTATTGGGACTTGCAACCGGTTCGACTCCTCTGGGTCTATACGCAGAGTTGGCGAAGGCCTGCGACAAGGGTTTGGATTTCTCCGAGGTTACGAGTTTTAACCTCGATGAATACGTCGGGCTTTCCAAAGATAATCCGCAAAGTTACCGCTATTTTATGAATGAAAATCTCTTTTCGAAGATCAATATTAAAAAGGAAGCGACACATTTCCCCTTTGCCGATCGGGAAGAAGATTTTGTCCCCGGCGCCTATGAGAAAGAGATTGCCAAGGCGGGTGGCATTGATCTGCAATTGTTAGGCATCGGTCGCAACGGGCACATCGCCTTTAACGAGCCGGATGAAACGCTGAGTGTGGATACGAGTTTGGTGAAGTTGACCGAGTCAACAATCGAAGCCAATGCACGCTTTTTTGACGATCCCGAGGAAGTGCCCAAGACGGCAGTCACCAGCGGCATGGGGACGATTTTGAACGCAAAGCGCGTCGTACTCATGGCCACCGGAAAAGCAAAACAGGACGCCGTCCTGGAGCTGGTAACCGGCAAGCGCGTGCGTACGACTTTCCCGGCGGGATTCCTGCGTTGCCATCCGGATGCCATTTTGCTCTGTGACAAAGAAGCGGCGGCTCTTTTGGAGGAATGCTGA
- a CDS encoding class IV adenylate cyclase — protein sequence MTEQQSPLPETEIEVKVFGFSEASLASRLTALGARFDKEEHQTNYHIASSVHPLPGSDYLRIRETRVDGREQPAELTYKKRLSEDGARVNEEITVHVDDVSRTLQLLSLLGYDRVSMGKKKRRRYLLSGARIEFDTWDAQTLATPYMEIEAKSKAHLQSILALLEIPQTAVSTLSIAQLQELERRGVDFLTPDFYNRAK from the coding sequence TTGACGGAGCAACAAAGCCCTTTGCCGGAAACGGAAATTGAAGTCAAGGTGTTCGGCTTTTCAGAAGCGTCGCTTGCATCTCGCTTAACCGCACTGGGCGCCCGGTTTGACAAAGAGGAACATCAGACGAATTACCACATCGCATCGTCCGTACATCCGCTTCCCGGATCGGATTATCTCCGCATTCGGGAGACGCGCGTGGACGGACGGGAACAACCCGCGGAGTTGACGTATAAAAAGCGACTGTCGGAAGATGGAGCGCGCGTCAACGAGGAAATTACGGTGCACGTGGACGACGTGTCCCGGACGCTGCAGCTGTTGTCCCTGTTGGGCTATGACCGCGTTTCCATGGGCAAAAAGAAGCGGCGGCGCTATCTGCTTTCCGGGGCACGCATTGAGTTTGACACCTGGGATGCCCAGACGCTGGCCACGCCTTATATGGAGATTGAGGCAAAATCCAAGGCACATTTGCAGTCCATCCTGGCGCTTTTGGAAATTCCGCAAACGGCGGTCAGTACCTTGTCTATTGCGCAGTTGCAGGAGTTGGAACGCCGCGGCGTTGACTTTCTCACACCGGACTTTTATAATAGGGCGAAGTAG
- a CDS encoding S1 RNA-binding domain-containing protein, protein MKLGKTQKLMVQRKSAFGLFLSDLPGKREAADGQDVAEKSVLLPNRYVTESMTVGGELDVFVLRDSEDRLVATTRRPLIEVGEMGVLSVADVTKVGAFLHWGLEKDLFLPYDEQTRRIKRGDVVLVLAFIDRSGRIAATMRTNQAFRRPHHLQENDRVPGVVYAYTPEVGTFVLVDGKYNGRIAPSQQVGALRPGQEITARVQGIKPDGKIDLSMHSRAHETLRADARSIAQMLRANGGFLRVNDHSSPVEIRRLFGMSKAQFKRAVGRLLKERQIRLEEGGIRWQKTQSKKNIKK, encoded by the coding sequence ATGAAACTGGGAAAAACACAAAAACTGATGGTTCAACGAAAGAGTGCATTCGGTCTGTTTTTAAGCGATTTGCCGGGAAAACGGGAGGCTGCCGATGGGCAGGACGTCGCAGAAAAATCGGTATTATTGCCCAATCGCTATGTGACCGAATCGATGACGGTGGGCGGCGAATTGGACGTTTTTGTTTTGCGAGACAGTGAGGACCGTCTGGTGGCGACGACGCGTCGCCCTTTGATCGAAGTGGGAGAGATGGGCGTTCTTTCGGTGGCGGATGTCACAAAAGTGGGGGCATTTCTCCACTGGGGACTCGAAAAAGACCTTTTTTTGCCTTATGATGAACAAACAAGGCGCATAAAACGCGGCGATGTGGTGTTGGTGCTCGCTTTCATTGATCGATCCGGTCGCATTGCGGCGACCATGCGTACGAACCAAGCGTTTCGAAGGCCGCACCATCTGCAGGAAAATGATCGCGTGCCGGGCGTCGTGTATGCCTATACGCCGGAAGTCGGTACCTTTGTTCTGGTCGACGGAAAATACAATGGACGTATTGCGCCGAGTCAGCAGGTAGGCGCGCTGCGCCCCGGACAGGAAATCACCGCGCGGGTGCAGGGAATCAAGCCGGACGGAAAAATTGATTTGAGTATGCACAGCCGCGCCCACGAGACCTTGCGCGCAGATGCGCGGAGCATTGCGCAAATGCTGCGTGCCAATGGTGGCTTTTTGCGGGTGAATGATCATTCTTCCCCGGTAGAAATTCGACGCTTATTCGGCATGAGTAAAGCGCAGTTTAAGCGCGCAGTGGGCAGACTGTTGAAAGAGCGACAAATTCGATTGGAAGAAGGGGGAATTCGATGGCAGAAAACGCAGTCGAAAAAGAACATAAAAAAATAG
- a CDS encoding aminoacyl-histidine dipeptidase: MGTYEALKPHKVFEYFYKINQVPRGSGEEEAIGRALEAHGRKMGLETKRDSAGNVVLRKPASPGYENAPTVTIQGHMDMVCQKTPESTHDFSKDPIAMEIDGDWLHAKDTTLGADDGIGVAMGLALLDEDFVHPPLEVLVTTAEETGMDGAIGLAPDFLTGSYLLNIDSEEEGFVTVSCAGGSTGVLSLPLQRKAPTPSDVFSIRVDGMRGGHSGMEILKVSHSAIKVLTEFLLKLDAAISFDLHAFHAGEKHNAIPNEAEAIVSVPKEQVPALLHELETLRAAQVEAILKFEPDIRFAWKEIQTAQAPLTDETKTALLNLLQLLPHGVNTMMADRSVVESSDNLASAHTDETDMTMILSVRSATEARRAELQDKVRALAQLFGAACHFRDGYPAWEYRADSPLRERFLAQYREMFGKEAEVLIIHAGLECALFAQTHPHLDMISFGPDIKGAHTTRERLSIGSTERTYELLKAIVTSIAKEYVDESKRD, encoded by the coding sequence ATGGGCACGTATGAAGCACTGAAACCGCACAAGGTTTTCGAGTATTTCTATAAGATCAATCAAGTGCCGCGCGGTTCCGGCGAGGAAGAGGCGATCGGAAGAGCCTTGGAGGCGCATGGCAGAAAAATGGGGTTGGAAACGAAACGGGACAGCGCAGGCAATGTCGTTCTGCGAAAACCCGCCAGTCCCGGCTATGAAAACGCACCGACCGTGACGATTCAGGGTCATATGGATATGGTGTGCCAGAAAACCCCGGAGAGCACCCATGATTTTTCCAAGGATCCGATTGCGATGGAGATCGACGGCGATTGGCTGCACGCCAAAGATACCACCCTCGGCGCGGACGACGGGATCGGGGTAGCGATGGGACTTGCACTGTTGGACGAAGATTTTGTGCATCCACCGCTGGAAGTTCTCGTGACGACGGCGGAAGAAACAGGCATGGACGGGGCGATCGGTCTTGCGCCGGATTTTTTGACGGGCTCGTATCTGTTAAATATTGATTCCGAGGAAGAAGGTTTTGTCACTGTCTCCTGTGCAGGCGGTTCGACGGGCGTGCTGTCGCTGCCCTTGCAGCGCAAAGCACCGACGCCTTCCGACGTCTTTTCCATCCGCGTCGACGGCATGCGGGGTGGACACTCTGGCATGGAAATTCTGAAAGTCAGCCACAGCGCCATCAAGGTGTTGACCGAGTTTTTACTGAAATTGGATGCCGCGATTTCGTTTGATCTGCACGCCTTCCATGCAGGTGAAAAGCACAATGCCATTCCCAACGAGGCGGAGGCGATTGTGTCTGTACCGAAAGAACAGGTCCCGGCTCTGTTGCACGAACTGGAGACGCTGCGCGCTGCGCAGGTGGAGGCAATCCTAAAATTCGAGCCGGACATTCGCTTTGCCTGGAAGGAGATCCAGACGGCACAAGCACCTCTGACAGACGAGACAAAAACGGCGCTTTTGAATCTTTTGCAGCTGCTGCCGCATGGCGTGAACACCATGATGGCGGACCGTTCCGTTGTCGAATCGTCAGATAATTTGGCATCGGCGCATACTGATGAAACGGATATGACGATGATCCTTTCGGTGCGTAGTGCAACGGAAGCACGTCGCGCGGAGTTGCAGGACAAAGTACGCGCCTTGGCACAGCTGTTCGGCGCCGCGTGTCATTTCCGCGACGGGTATCCCGCGTGGGAATATCGCGCCGATTCTCCGCTGCGCGAACGCTTTTTAGCACAATACCGGGAAATGTTCGGCAAGGAAGCGGAAGTGTTGATCATCCATGCGGGGCTGGAATGCGCGCTTTTTGCGCAGACGCATCCGCATCTTGACATGATCTCGTTCGGACCGGATATTAAGGGGGCGCACACGACCAGGGAGCGCTTGTCCATCGGGTCTACCGAGCGGACGTATGAGTTGTTGAAAGCGATTGTGACTTCCATCGCAAAAGAGTACGTGGATGAGTCAAAAAGGGATTGA
- a CDS encoding ATP-binding protein produces MLTFVVGPSGSGKTRWLIEQANRDKKMGNGNIVFIDSDDSHIFSLDHGVRLINASDFGIENADQLYGFFAGIISRDFDIEKIYVDGIYELLDMNTLISDFSERFTSLCESNNVELLIGYNGEAGSIPPCGEVKIVELSTEE; encoded by the coding sequence ATGCTGACATTTGTTGTAGGGCCTTCCGGCAGCGGGAAAACGCGTTGGTTGATTGAACAGGCAAATCGCGACAAGAAGATGGGAAACGGCAATATTGTATTCATTGACAGCGACGACTCGCATATTTTTTCTCTGGATCACGGCGTCCGTCTAATCAATGCCTCGGATTTCGGCATCGAAAATGCGGATCAGCTGTACGGATTTTTTGCCGGAATTATTTCGAGGGATTTTGACATCGAAAAAATTTACGTCGATGGGATTTATGAATTGCTCGATATGAACACCCTTATTTCAGATTTCAGTGAACGTTTTACAAGTCTCTGCGAAAGTAACAATGTGGAGTTACTCATCGGCTACAATGGGGAAGCGGGATCCATTCCGCCCTGTGGCGAGGTCAAGATTGTGGAGTTGAGTACGGAAGAATAA
- a CDS encoding YdbC family protein, with amino-acid sequence MAEIKYEIVENIGVLSVDAKGWKKELNLVSWNERDAKYDLRSWSPDHSRMSKGITFTREEAEVLFHLLAEEEFEEEL; translated from the coding sequence ATGGCGGAAATTAAATACGAAATTGTTGAAAATATAGGCGTTTTAAGTGTGGATGCAAAGGGGTGGAAAAAGGAGCTCAATCTTGTTTCTTGGAATGAGCGCGATGCGAAGTACGATCTGCGCTCCTGGAGTCCGGACCACTCGCGCATGAGCAAGGGTATTACCTTTACGCGCGAGGAGGCGGAAGTGCTGTTCCATCTTTTGGCGGAGGAGGAATTTGAGGAAGAACTATGA
- a CDS encoding DUF1292 domain-containing protein: protein MNNEHKHRHGEHCGCGEHESCAHQDASHEEEWEDLDDEDEILVLTLDDDTELECRVVDVFPVGEVDYIALEAMEEEPNILLYRLEGDVTQDEIQLTSIDSDDEFQKVSEEFNLRMEAYGDDEEWDEAVEDDLEDGEESESDEK from the coding sequence ATGAATAACGAACATAAACATCGGCACGGAGAACACTGCGGTTGCGGGGAACACGAGTCGTGTGCACATCAGGATGCTTCTCACGAAGAAGAATGGGAGGATCTTGACGACGAGGACGAAATTCTCGTCCTTACGCTGGATGACGACACGGAACTGGAATGTCGCGTGGTCGATGTTTTTCCGGTTGGAGAAGTCGATTACATTGCGTTGGAGGCAATGGAGGAAGAGCCGAACATTCTTCTCTATCGTTTGGAGGGGGATGTTACCCAAGATGAAATTCAGTTGACGTCCATCGACAGCGACGACGAATTTCAGAAAGTTTCCGAGGAGTTCAACCTGCGTATGGAGGCGTATGGGGACGACGAAGAATGGGATGAGGCCGTGGAAGACGACCTCGAGGATGGCGAAGAAAGCGAATCGGACGAAAAATAA
- a CDS encoding metallophosphoesterase: protein MIYGVSDLHLDATKKKDMCVFGRAWENYEEKIFQKWAKTVHEQDTVLIPGDISWAMTLASADRDLARLDGLPGRKILLRGNHDYWWQSLKRNEQAGYRSFSFLQNNAFVVENTRIVGTRGWASPDSAEFKEADRKVYLREVIRLNLSFDCQTESYARTVCMLHYPPFLKDGTLNEIGQTVRDHGADVCVYGHLHASGLQWVREGLIEGVQFHCLSGDYIDFQPVEI from the coding sequence ATGATCTACGGCGTATCGGATTTGCATCTGGATGCGACGAAGAAGAAAGACATGTGCGTCTTCGGGCGCGCGTGGGAAAATTATGAGGAAAAAATTTTTCAGAAGTGGGCAAAAACGGTGCATGAGCAGGATACCGTGCTGATCCCCGGGGACATTTCCTGGGCGATGACGTTGGCCTCTGCCGATCGCGATCTTGCGCGTCTGGACGGGCTGCCCGGGCGGAAGATACTTCTGCGCGGCAATCACGATTATTGGTGGCAATCGCTGAAACGCAATGAACAAGCGGGCTATCGCAGCTTTTCATTTCTGCAAAACAATGCTTTTGTCGTCGAGAATACGCGCATTGTAGGCACGCGCGGGTGGGCATCGCCGGATTCGGCGGAATTTAAGGAAGCCGATCGCAAAGTATACCTGCGTGAAGTGATTCGGTTGAATTTGAGTTTTGACTGCCAAACCGAGTCCTATGCGCGAACGGTGTGCATGCTGCATTATCCGCCCTTTTTGAAAGATGGCACCTTGAATGAAATCGGACAAACGGTACGCGATCACGGCGCAGACGTCTGCGTTTACGGGCATCTTCACGCATCGGGGCTGCAATGGGTGCGCGAAGGCCTCATAGAAGGCGTACAATTTCACTGTCTGTCCGGTGACTACATCGACTTTCAGCCGGTGGAAATTTAA
- a CDS encoding response regulator transcription factor → MIRILLVEDEESIRKFTKINLEMAGFQVLEAETGERGVAVALLEKPDIVVLDLMLPGISGYEVCEQLRTKMPKIGIIMLTAKSQEVDRILGLEKGTDDYMIKPFNPKELVLRVKSLARRLALLDGESEAEGVTDGPYRLDLYSRTFFKNGKEIDLTPTELAIVRIFIENPGRAYTREEIMRLAWGEEFHGETKIVDVNIRRIRSKIEENPSKPEYLETVWGVGYRWKRNA, encoded by the coding sequence GTGATACGCATTTTACTTGTGGAAGATGAAGAGTCCATTCGCAAGTTTACGAAGATAAATTTAGAAATGGCGGGATTTCAGGTCTTGGAGGCTGAGACAGGCGAGCGCGGCGTCGCCGTGGCGCTTTTGGAAAAACCGGATATTGTCGTTTTGGATCTGATGCTTCCAGGCATCAGCGGGTATGAAGTTTGCGAGCAATTGCGTACAAAGATGCCGAAAATCGGCATTATTATGTTGACGGCAAAGTCGCAGGAAGTGGACCGGATTTTGGGATTGGAAAAGGGAACGGATGATTATATGATCAAGCCCTTTAATCCGAAGGAACTGGTGTTGCGCGTCAAGTCGCTGGCGCGCCGGCTTGCGCTGCTCGACGGGGAATCGGAAGCGGAAGGCGTAACAGACGGGCCGTATCGTCTGGATTTGTATTCACGCACTTTCTTCAAAAATGGCAAAGAAATCGACCTCACGCCGACTGAACTTGCCATTGTTCGAATTTTTATCGAAAATCCGGGACGGGCGTATACGCGCGAGGAGATTATGCGATTGGCATGGGGAGAGGAATTCCACGGCGAAACGAAAATCGTCGATGTCAATATTCGTCGCATCCGCTCAAAAATTGAGGAAAATCCTTCAAAGCCCGAATATCTGGAGACGGTCTGGGGAGTGGGATATCGGTGGAAACGAAACGCATAA
- a CDS encoding GIY-YIG nuclease family protein has product MTGHCTEKEATHTPAEETAYYVYMLRCRDQSFYTGYTVDVAKRLCAHNAGTGAKYTRSRRPVSLAAQWQVPSKSLALQWEAGIKRLSRKQKEHLLAHAGDSDFLQKMIAPKNAGKTAPRTRLPEEEVPVR; this is encoded by the coding sequence ATGACCGGGCACTGCACTGAAAAGGAGGCGACACACACCCCTGCCGAAGAGACTGCGTATTATGTCTATATGTTACGCTGCCGCGATCAGTCGTTCTACACGGGCTACACGGTCGATGTTGCAAAACGCCTGTGTGCGCACAACGCGGGAACCGGCGCAAAGTACACGCGCAGCCGGCGCCCCGTTTCGCTGGCGGCGCAGTGGCAGGTGCCTTCAAAAAGCCTCGCCCTGCAATGGGAGGCGGGAATCAAGCGCCTGTCCCGCAAACAAAAAGAGCACTTACTTGCGCACGCCGGCGACAGCGACTTTCTGCAAAAAATGATTGCGCCGAAGAACGCTGGGAAAACAGCCCCACGAACCCGGCTGCCCGAGGAAGAAGTCCCCGTGCGCTAG
- a CDS encoding cell wall metabolism sensor histidine kinase WalK, whose translation METKRIKHRIKWGPLKGMSRLGIQILGFFVLLIVLVTLFFEVFSYISVKNYYYSNTADTLYTQARYNAELYLSYLGDEDLMDVVVKNKNQFYRGNDAQVQILDNSGLVIYDNLGTEQVGTVLKTADVIENNSGESVPYVGKVSYSDTPVMSVSYPLRSQVRQVGMLRLTTSLERVNALIRTRVILFMGFGLIIVLLAILIGNLIARSITKPVKELTRVAQKLADGQFQTRAVEDSNDEIGELARTMNFMSANIVKKDQMKNEFISSISHELRTPLTSIKGWAITLQGEKIPPQMNEEGLKIIEKESDRLGAMVEDLLDFSRFSAGKVELAKTSFNIVEVARNIISQFRPRSVEKSVDMLLNYSSESIEVIADADRMKQFFLNILDNALKFTPEGGTILTDVSLVKEHVQITITDTGVGIPEEEIGLVTEKFWKGSSSGSHTGLGLSICEEIIAAHGGELQITSKVGVGTTVRAEFPRELA comes from the coding sequence GTGGAAACGAAACGCATAAAACATCGCATCAAATGGGGACCTCTCAAAGGCATGAGTCGCTTGGGCATACAGATTCTCGGCTTTTTTGTGCTCCTCATTGTTCTCGTCACGCTGTTTTTTGAGGTGTTTTCTTATATCTCCGTGAAAAATTACTACTATTCCAATACCGCCGACACGCTCTATACCCAGGCACGGTATAATGCCGAGCTGTATTTGAGCTATCTGGGCGATGAGGACTTGATGGATGTCGTTGTAAAAAATAAAAATCAGTTTTACCGCGGCAATGACGCACAGGTGCAGATTCTGGACAACTCGGGATTAGTCATATACGACAACCTCGGCACGGAACAAGTCGGAACCGTTCTGAAAACGGCGGATGTAATCGAAAATAATTCCGGAGAATCCGTTCCCTATGTCGGCAAGGTATCGTACAGCGATACGCCGGTGATGAGCGTTTCGTATCCCCTGCGCAGTCAGGTGCGTCAGGTCGGCATGTTGCGCCTGACGACTTCTTTGGAGCGCGTGAATGCCCTGATTCGGACGCGCGTGATCCTTTTTATGGGATTCGGATTGATTATTGTTTTGCTGGCGATTTTGATCGGCAATCTGATTGCACGCTCCATCACCAAGCCGGTCAAAGAGTTGACGCGGGTGGCGCAAAAATTGGCGGATGGGCAGTTTCAGACGCGCGCGGTGGAGGATTCCAACGATGAAATTGGGGAATTGGCGCGCACGATGAACTTTATGAGTGCGAATATTGTAAAAAAAGATCAGATGAAAAATGAGTTCATCTCCTCAATTTCCCACGAATTGCGCACGCCTTTGACGTCGATCAAGGGATGGGCGATTACGCTTCAGGGGGAAAAGATCCCCCCGCAAATGAACGAGGAGGGATTAAAAATCATCGAGAAAGAGTCCGATCGCTTGGGCGCGATGGTGGAGGATTTGCTGGATTTTTCCCGTTTTTCCGCCGGAAAAGTCGAATTGGCGAAAACTTCATTCAACATTGTCGAAGTGGCGCGCAATATTATTTCACAATTTCGTCCGCGCAGCGTTGAAAAATCCGTCGACATGCTGCTGAATTACTCTTCGGAATCCATTGAAGTGATTGCCGATGCGGATCGCATGAAACAGTTTTTTCTCAACATTCTGGACAATGCACTGAAGTTCACACCGGAAGGGGGGACGATTCTGACGGATGTCAGTCTGGTCAAGGAACACGTGCAGATTACCATAACGGATACCGGCGTCGGCATCCCGGAAGAGGAAATTGGTCTGGTTACCGAAAAATTTTGGAAAGGTTCCTCCAGCGGATCCCACACGGGTTTGGGACTTTCCATCTGCGAGGAAATCATCGCGGCGCACGGCGGGGAATTGCAGATTACAAGTAAGGTTGGCGTCGGCACAACCGTTCGCGCAGAATTTCCCAGGGAGTTGGCGTAG
- a CDS encoding RluA family pseudouridine synthase — MRTVSIGKNDANQRLDRFLAKYLPRASKSLLQKWIREKRIKRNRQKAQAQDVLLVGDELQFYLYEEVLKPLEEVPSSGKSAVKLSYLFENESFCIIDKPKALLSHAASKKDYGHNVVDAFTADLMARGIYVPRNEPSFRPALVNRLDYQTEGLLIAAKTHDALVSLNQKMRSHSIAKYYRALCVGAVHEAFSIAAPLERKEAVTRVGPDGKEAQTHVTPLVTDGRYSLVELELTTGRFHQIRVHLAHVGHPLVGDARYGGPTFPAQGITSQMLIAHRLCFEPIPGVLNGPLDIVSRRLDAFMERAGMFTGQYQKRGEGSRV; from the coding sequence ATGCGCACGGTTTCCATTGGAAAAAATGATGCGAATCAGCGATTGGATCGGTTTTTGGCAAAGTATTTGCCGCGGGCATCAAAATCACTGCTGCAAAAATGGATACGCGAAAAACGCATCAAGCGCAATCGGCAGAAGGCGCAGGCACAAGATGTATTGCTCGTCGGGGATGAGTTACAGTTTTATCTCTATGAAGAAGTGCTGAAGCCGCTGGAGGAAGTCCCGTCCTCGGGAAAAAGTGCGGTGAAGCTTTCGTATCTCTTTGAAAACGAGTCGTTTTGCATCATTGACAAACCCAAGGCACTGTTATCGCATGCCGCTTCAAAAAAGGATTATGGGCACAACGTGGTGGACGCTTTTACCGCTGATTTAATGGCGCGCGGGATCTATGTGCCGCGCAACGAACCGAGTTTTCGTCCTGCGCTGGTGAATCGGCTGGATTATCAGACGGAGGGTTTACTGATCGCCGCGAAAACGCACGATGCGCTTGTCTCCTTAAATCAAAAGATGCGTTCGCATTCGATTGCCAAGTACTACCGGGCCCTTTGTGTGGGGGCGGTACACGAGGCGTTTTCAATCGCTGCGCCGTTGGAACGTAAGGAAGCGGTTACACGGGTGGGTCCGGACGGAAAAGAGGCACAAACGCACGTGACTCCGCTGGTCACCGACGGACGCTATTCACTGGTCGAATTGGAACTGACGACCGGGCGTTTCCATCAAATTCGGGTGCATTTGGCGCATGTGGGACATCCGCTGGTGGGCGATGCGCGGTACGGCGGACCGACTTTTCCCGCACAGGGCATTACATCACAGATGTTGATTGCGCATCGCCTGTGTTTCGAGCCGATTCCGGGGGTGTTGAATGGACCGCTGGATATTGTTTCTAGGCGCTTGGATGCTTTTATGGAAAGAGCGGGTATGTTTACCGGACAGTATCAAAAACGTGGAGAAGGGAGCAGAGTGTGA